A genomic window from Gossypium hirsutum isolate 1008001.06 chromosome D12, Gossypium_hirsutum_v2.1, whole genome shotgun sequence includes:
- the LOC107946709 gene encoding FCS-Like Zinc finger 2 encodes MAITGNNHKLGDAGILIQWIHLHGLLKPAAVYNFFLRYFPSQQRTKPSPYKILPLISSPTRLLPSLHPFIFRFPSRISKGQASNREKIQMESSGPSRRTCFIQEDDGLASIVDMEAGYSGSHYQKVNQNGFLSRPLCYSRRSSLRNLSSFSSSSSSGSVSSPRPARFYDARFEDVHQPYFLDVCFLCKKPLGCNRDIFMYRGDTPFCSEDCRQEQIEIDEAKEKDMNLSSSVKAMRKKSQRESTSPNEAQGYSIRTSTVAAA; translated from the exons ATGGCAATAACCGGAAATAATCACAAACTTGGAGATGCAGGTATTTTGATCCAATGGATTCACTTGCACGGACTCCTAAAACCTGCCGCtgtttataatttctttttaaggTATTTTCCCTCCCAACAAAGAACAAAGCCTTCCCCCTATAAAATTCTACCCTTAATTTCTTCCCCCACTCgtcttcttccttctcttcacccTTTCATTTTCCGATTTCCTTCAAGGATCTCTAAAGGCCAAGCCTCCAACAGAGAGAAAATACAAATGGAGTCTTCAGGACCTTCAAGGAGGACTTGTTTCATCCAAGAAGATGATGGATTGGCTTCCATTGTAGATATGGAGGCTGGATATTCAGGAAGCCATTACCAAAAGGTTAACCAAAATGGGTTTCTTTCAAGACCTCTTTGTTACTCTAGAAGGAGTAGTTTGAGGAATCTATCTTCTTTTTCTTCGTCATCTTCTTCTGGTTCAGTTTCTTCTCCGAGGCCTGCTCGCTTTTATGATGCCAGATTTGAAGACGTTCATCAACCCTATTTCTTGGATGTTTGCTTTCTTTGCAAGAAGCCTCTTGGGTGTAACCGTGACATCTTCATGTACAG AGGGGACACACCTTTCTGCAGTGAAGACTGCAGACAAGAACAAATCGAGATAGATGAAGCTAAAGAAAAGGACATGAACCTTTCTTCCTCAGTGAAAGCTATGAGAAAGAAGAGCCAAAGGGAGTCTACATCTCCGAATGAAGCTCAAGGTTACTCTATTCGAACTAGCACAGTTGCAGCTGCTTAA